In the genome of Vanessa cardui chromosome 18, ilVanCard2.1, whole genome shotgun sequence, the window TACGAAAATCGCctcataattattatcactaaacactttcTTATAATCCTCTGacacacttttaaataatactacttTCTTCATGATCTTTTGCTTTCCGTCGGACAAAACATGAATTACAAGTCCTTTGTTCTACTGACCACTGCTACATAACAATTTTGACCCTGAAAAGACAAGAaacgattataatttatagcaaTGGAATTTTTATAAGAGTTGAGGGAAAGTTTATCTTTCATTATGTAGACTAGTAACAAATACATCATAATGACACTCTACACGAACGCATTAAAAATACTACAGTTTGAAGAAAACAGGTATTATGTCATAAggaaaaacaaatgttttttttatattttcaaacttaCAGAATTACCTATGTACGAAGTTGACGTTGAATACtgttgtcaaaataataaatataagagcAACCATTGACATTGACGCTGACGGTTATGTTCGGTCGGATAGTTTGTAACGAATAAATGATGCTGGGTTATTTAAAGTACTAACATTATAGTGTCTGTATATCAAAGTAagctttaaattattcattatgattaatgattattttcgGCTTGCTTGGTTACTAGTGCGGTAGTGTACTCAATTAttgtgaaaaataaacaatctatataaaacatttttttaagaaatattatttttttctatggaGCCAGGCAATATTTCCATCAACAGAGAAACAAATAACAGTGAAAGAAATAGCAGGTTTTCTATAACATAGATTTTTCTCTGACTAGGGATCAAACCGATTCGAATGTCGTGACAAGAAAAGGACACGACTCACTCACTTCTGATTCACGACGACTGTTTTTGTTGCTGCAGCACGTAAGGGGAGTACTCTTGAATTCGTTGCCGTATTCGTtgctaaaagaaaaatacattttattttaaaaagaaattttgtGTTTTCATCTATCTATcttcatattatttgtattggttgtgtttcattataaattcaaactaTAGGTAGTCTTTTTTATTCGTCAGTCTTTAtcctcatatatatatatttaacttagcGACTAGGTTTATAAGAAATCCCGGTCAACTTTTTCTACAACGTTTATTCTGTTAACTGtacaagaataaataaatacctaatacAGAGTAATTAGCAAATTATGCATAGTTACTCTTTGCGTAGTACAAACTATAAAATGACTATCTATAAGTCATGCTATAAGTCATTAGAAATCCAGAAGAAAAATCAAGTGTCATCaacatttttaagaaaaatatatgttgtattttattcaaaacttTATGATTTTTAGGcgtaaattacaaaatataatattatttcccGGGCAGCAATGTAAAGCAATTTGCTGATAAGGCTCTCGATGCCGTTAAGCGGGTGTTCAAATGGATTGCTGGTGACGGCGCTGGTGACACTGTTGTTATTGCCAGCTCAGTATTATGTGCCGGACTTGTATTTGGGCTCGAAGGAAACGTCGCCCGAGCCGAAATCATTGCTTGTGCACGCAGCGAATGTCACACAAACGTGGTTGCCTCTCGATCTGCCTCCTCTGGACTTATTCCTCACGGTGTCGTTAATATTATTGGCAATGATCACTTACGGTTGTGACTGGATACAAAGAAAGCTAATGGAAAGGCGAATAATTAAGGtaactttcataattatttcaaaaagtgTAGCAGCATTTGATATGTTGAGATGGTAGTTATAGGACGTAccaataaaaaagatatttttaaaggaattttattcaattgtgtcaattgtcaattttatttatcaataataaaataaaaacaaatgattttattcCGGCAGTTAAACCAATGCTTGCAAGATTGTGTGGAACGGCTACGTACTTGGGACTCGCGTCAGGAACAGCTCGAGGCTACCCTGCGCATGGTTCAGAACGCCACGTCGGAGTACAACTTGCTACTGTACTTGCTGTTGCGTCACCACCGCCTCGGCCCCGTGACCAGAAAACCTCCTTCGCACTGTATTTTTGACAAGGAGCTCAATGaccttaattttattacgaacCCTGTTGATGTCTACCCACAAGATACTTTATAGTGcgtgtgttatatattattatttaataaattagtttttttcaataaaatggtATGTATTAactttaacttaatataaaatccctgttttcataacatttaataaaattttgtttggtttagaaatttacaaaaatagacACTAAATTTTCactataaatttttttacagtGAAAAGTTATACATACTTCATTAAACTAAATCTAAATAAAGCTAAAGCAAATGAATAGTGAGACTGACGTATTCTTAGCTAAGCAGTTGCAAAAGTATCGTGTTGTTTTCTCTTAAGTGATTAAGAAAATACTTCGCTAAAATTTAGCACATTGTTGCTT includes:
- the LOC124537680 gene encoding uncharacterized protein LOC124537680 gives rise to the protein MPLSGCSNGLLVTALVTLLLLPAQYYVPDLYLGSKETSPEPKSLLVHAANVTQTWLPLDLPPLDLFLTVSLILLAMITYGCDWIQRKLMERRIIKLNQCLQDCVERLRTWDSRQEQLEATLRMVQNATSEYNLLLYLLLRHHRLGPVTRKPPSHCIFDKELNDLNFITNPVDVYPQDTL